The following are from one region of the Rhodopirellula sp. P2 genome:
- a CDS encoding bifunctional DNA primase/polymerase — protein sequence MNERPSLNVGDSATRPTQYSTAREYLAGGMSVIPLRCDGSKSPLVAWNDYRQRFPSDDELQSWFSRPAGIGVVCGIQSGGLEVLDFDERADITFLSWCERIPTELIDCLPVVRTGGLGYHILYRCSVIGGNTKIAMTAEGGVLVESRGEGGYIVAAQSQDGVHSSGRHYVQLRGVPLPLVPIITPEERKLLWRAAAAMDERVDPMAEYVRQRRSQLRPKVQSDNTTPWGDFDTRADWSDILEPAGWTTSRGITWTRPGKQFGTSAKIAIAGDGTEVLVVYSSTAGPLAAEGTGHRTWGKFAAYAALNHGGDRSAAAKAVLDLGYGRASR from the coding sequence ATGAATGAACGTCCCTCCCTGAATGTTGGTGACAGTGCAACCCGTCCCACTCAATATAGCACCGCTCGCGAGTATCTCGCAGGCGGTATGTCGGTCATCCCACTGCGTTGTGACGGCAGCAAATCGCCGCTGGTTGCTTGGAATGACTATCGACAACGATTTCCATCCGATGATGAATTGCAATCGTGGTTCAGTCGTCCGGCTGGCATCGGAGTTGTCTGTGGCATCCAGTCCGGTGGTTTGGAAGTCCTCGACTTCGACGAACGTGCTGACATCACGTTTCTATCTTGGTGCGAACGAATCCCCACCGAACTGATTGATTGCTTGCCAGTGGTCCGCACTGGCGGGTTGGGATACCACATTCTTTATCGTTGCTCAGTCATTGGTGGGAACACCAAGATTGCAATGACCGCGGAGGGTGGTGTGCTCGTTGAATCACGAGGCGAAGGTGGCTACATCGTGGCCGCACAATCGCAGGATGGGGTTCATTCCAGTGGGCGACACTACGTTCAACTTCGTGGTGTGCCGCTTCCATTGGTTCCCATCATCACCCCGGAGGAACGCAAACTTCTGTGGCGTGCCGCCGCGGCGATGGACGAGCGAGTTGACCCGATGGCCGAATACGTGCGTCAACGTCGTTCTCAACTGAGACCGAAAGTACAGTCAGACAATACGACACCGTGGGGTGACTTCGATACCCGCGCGGACTGGTCCGACATTTTGGAACCCGCGGGTTGGACGACGAGCCGCGGCATCACGTGGACTCGCCCAGGCAAGCAGTTTGGTACATCGGCAAAGATTGCAATTGCTGGTGACGGGACCGAGGTGTTGGTGGTTTATTCATCGACTGCTGGTCCGCTGGCTGCCGAAGGGACCGGACATCGCACCTGGGGCAAGTTCGCAGCCTATGCAGCGTTGAATCATGGCGGTGACCGAAGCGCCGCGGCAAAAGCCGTGTTGGACCTGGGTTATGGGAGGGCGTCACGATGA